From Mucilaginibacter gotjawali:
GATATGTACCGGTTGAAAATACAGGACATTAACGGCTCCATTACCTATTCAAACGTGGTTACGCTAATTTACGGCAATGCAACAACTAATGTTGCAAAAAGCAATATTAGTATTTATCCGAATCCGTCAAACGGGATCATCAACCTGGCGATAACTGCCGGGGGAATCCTTTACAGGTAAACTCTTCGCTGTCAATGCCTGGCGTAAAAGGAAGTATTTCACAAGCGTACGATATCAAAATTATCAGTACTGCCGGCGCCTTGATCAAAACTACTACCACCACCTCAGCATCATGGCAGGACAATGTGAGCAATTTAACCCCTGGAACGTATATTATTCAAGTAGTAAATAACAAAGATAAAA
This genomic window contains:
- a CDS encoding T9SS type A sorting domain-containing protein, encoding MPGVKGSISQAYDIKIISTAGALIKTTTTTSASWQDNVSNLTPGTYIIQVVNNKDKSLVGKSTFVKM